Proteins from one Triticum aestivum cultivar Chinese Spring chromosome 7A, IWGSC CS RefSeq v2.1, whole genome shotgun sequence genomic window:
- the LOC123150866 gene encoding pentatricopeptide repeat-containing protein At2g26790, mitochondrial produces the protein MLLWRRKCVAECRRHARAPPAGQPSPSHRRRRRLSVLASWAHHPDDEATSSGEERPSCSPLGEVFRRRGCAPGEITRRRSFAPSLSSAGVVRTLQRLERKPAIAFTYFKDTESIGFRHDLATYTEIIRVLSHKGQGRMLFSLFREILSPADGGGGGPEIVPLMDQLRRTCTTSYALLFATNSLITACTAYCSAPDTIGLFGDLFRLGIVPSVLTCNILLKFAAESGDSEIVVSAYDQIKLFGLTLDANSLGLITRSLFREKKADKAFQVWAEMIEMGVKPDINAYSSFIAGLCDCGKIDLAYAILQEISREGVQVEPMAYNMVMDGLCKEMRLQEVEMLLENKTRQGFTPDIYGYSYLIRSYGKAGNLLKVLDHYQAMVSHGFETNCHIASYLLQCFTKLGMTSEVTEHFQKLRDSGLNVDGVLYNIAIYAYCKLGNMDEAVKLLREMKAEGLTPDRIHYTCVIKGYCLKGDVPNARQAFEVMLKANVKPDVVTYNILASGFCKNGLVKEVFHLLDHMADQGLEPNSLTYGIIIDGFCRSDNLSEAEVLFNIVEEKGIDHIEVLYSSMVCGYLHSGWTDHAYMLFLRVAKQGKFVDHFSCSKLMSDLCRDGNAQGASTVCSMMLENNVIPDVISYSKLISAYCQTGDMHNACLWFHDMVQRGLSVDVIVYTVLMNGYCKVGQMEEACKLFDQMINLGIKPDVIAYTVLLDGHLKEYLQRCWQGVSKERRIYLLRVKQNMLLSSMKKMEIEPDVPFYTVLIDGQCKADFLEEARGQFDELLQKGLTPDQYVYTALISGYCSQGEIEKAQDLFEEMVDRGIKPDVLTFSVLNQKTLRERQYQ, from the coding sequence ATGCTCCTGTGGCGTCGCAAATGCGTCGCCGAGTGCCGCAGGCACGCCCGGGCCCCTCCCGCGGGGCAGCCATCCCcatcccatcgccgccgccgccgcctctccgtgCTCGCCTCCTGGGCGCACCACCCGGACGACGAAGCCACCTCGAGCGGCGAGGAGAGGCCCAGCTGCTCCCCCCTCGGCGAGGTTTTCCGGAGAAGGGGCTGCGCACCCGGTGAGATTACCAGGAGAAGGAGCTTTGCTCCGAGCCTGAGCTCCGCCGGCGTCGTCAGGACTCTTCAGCGCCTGGAGAGGAAGCCTGCCATCGCGTTCACCTACTTCAAGGACACCGAGAGCATCGGCTTTCGGCATGACCTCGCTACCTACACGGAGATCATCCGCGTCCTGTCACACAAGGGCCAGGGGAGGATGCTGTTCTCCTTGTTCCGTGAGATCCTCTCGCCGGccgatggcggtggcggtggccctgAGATCGTGCCGCTCATGGATCAGCTCAGAAGGACGTGCACTACTTCGTATGCTCTCTTGTTTGCGACTAATTCCTTGATCACGGCATGCACCGCTTATTGCAGTGCACCGGACACAATAGGGCTGTTTGGTGACCTCTTTAGGCTTGGAATTGTCCCGTCAGTTTTGACTTGCAACATACTTCTCAAATTTGCAGCTGAGAGCGGTGACTCGGAGATTGTTGTATCGGCTTATGATCAAATTAAGCTCTTTGGATTGACTTTGGATGCTAACTCGTTAGGCCTTATCACCAGGTCTCTCTTTCGAGAAAAGAAGGCAGACAAAGCATTCCAAGTGTGGGCTGAGATGATTGAAATGGGGGTGAAACCAGATATAAATGCATACTCATCATTTATAGCCGGTCTGTGTGATTGCGGAAAGATTGATTTGGCTTATGCTATTCTGCAAGAGATCAGCAGGGAGGGGGTTCAAGTTGAGCCCATGGCTTATAACATGGTAATGGATGGGCTCTGCAAGGAAATGAGACTGCAGGAGGTTGAAATGCTCTTGGAGAACAAGACGAGACAAGGCTTCACCCCAGATATATATGGTTATAGCTATCTCATTCGGAGTTACGGCAAAGCGGGCAACTTACTCAAGGTGTTGGATCATTATCAAGCCATGGTATCCCATGGTTTCGAAACAAATTGCCACATTGCAAGTTATCTTCTACAATGCTTTACGAAGTTAGGCATGACATCTGAGGTTACAGAGCATTTCCAGAAACTGCGAGATTCGGGACTCAACGTAGATGGGGTTCTGTATAACATTGCCATTTATGCTTACTGCAAGCTTGGTAACATGGATGAGGCGGTTAAGCTACTGAGAGAAATGAAGGCTGAGGGTCTGACACCTGACAGAATTCACTATACATGCGTGATCAAGGGTTATTGTTTGAAGGGAGATGTACCAAATGCACGTCAAGCATTTGAAGTGATGCTGAAGGCAAATGTAAAGCCAGATGTAGTTACATATAACATATTGGCCAGTGGATTCTGCAAGAATGGTCTTGTTAAGGAGGTGTTTCACCTTCTAGACCATATGGCGGATCAAGGGTTAGAGCCTAATTCACTCACTTATGGTATAATAATTGATGGGTTTTGCAGAAGTGACAACCTTAGTGAAGCTGAGGTGTTATTTAATATAGTAGAAGAGAAAGGAATCGATCACATTGAAGTATTGTACAGTTCAATGGTTTGTGGCTATTTGCATTCAGGCTGGACTGATCATGCTTACATGCTTTTTCTTAGGGTTGCTAAGCAAGGAAAATTTGTGGATCATTTCTCATGTTCAAAGTTGATGAGTGACCTTTGTAGGGATGGAAATGCCCAGGGAGCGTCAACAGTTTGCAGCATGATGTTAGAAAATAATGTTATTCCTGATGTAATTTCATATAGCAAACTCATATCAGCCTATTGTCAGACAGGAGATATGCACAATGCTTGCTTATGGTTTCATGATATGGTTCAGCGAGGACTTTCTGTTGATGTTATTGTATACACTGTACTAATGAATGGTTACTGCAAGGTTGGCCAGATGGAAGAAGCTTGCAAATTGTTTGATCAGATGATAAACTTAGGTATTAAGCCTGATGTAATTGCATATACCGTGCTACTGGATGGTCACCTAAAAGAGTACCTGCAGCGGTGCTGGCAGGGCGTTAGTAAGGAGAGAAGGATCTATCTCCTTAGAGTAAAGCAGAACATGTTGCTCAGCTCTATGAAAAAAATGGAAATTGAACCTGATGTACCCTTTTACACCGTATTGATAGATGGACAGTGCAAAGCTGATTTTTTGGAGGAAGCCCGGGGACAATTTGATGAATTGTTGCAGAAAGGGCTTACTCCTGATCAATATGTGTACACAGCTCTTATAAGTGGATATTGCAGCCAGGGAGAAATAGAGAAGGCACAAGATCTTTTTGAAGAAATGGTAGACAGGGGAATAAAACCAGATGTACTGACCTTTTCTGTATTAAATCAGAAAACCTTGAGGGAAAGGCAGTAtcaatga